The nucleotide sequence GGCGGCCCATGGCGACGTGCACGGTGATCGGGATGCCCAGTTCGCGGGCGAGGCCCCATTCCTGGGTGACGACGTCGTTGGTGCAGAAGCCGGGGCCGCGCGTGGCCAGCGCCATGGTGAGCAGGCCGTCGTCGGAGGCGAAGTGCCGGTCACGGATACGGCGTACGTCGTCGCCGGGTACCGCGATCCCGCTGTCGAACCAGTAGTCGGCGAGGGAGGTGTTGGCGCTGCCGTACGCGTACTGGGCGCGGATGCCGGTCTCCGTCAGAGCCTGGATCGCGGCGTCCGGGTGCTCGGGTGTGTTGTTGATGTGCGACCAGTCGACGAGGGTGGTGATGCCCGCGTTGAGGCACTCCAGGGTGCCGGCCAGGTTGCCCGCGTACACGTCCTCCGGGGTGTAGACGGGCGCGAAGGTGTCGAGGACGTCGACGAAGTAGTCGTCGAGGGTGGCGTCGGGGGCGCAGCCGCGGATCGACGCCTCCCAGGTGTGGCGGTGGGTGTCGACGAAGCCGGGGATGACGATGCGGCCGGCCATGTCGAGCACCTCGGCGTCCACGTCCGCGTCGATATCGCGTTCGACCGCCGTGATCGTGCCGTCCTCGATGAGAATGTCGCCCTCGGGCAGGTCGCCGATGTCCGGATCCATCGAGACGACATGGCCCGAGCGCAGGAGCATCCGTTTGGTCATCGCCGTTCCTCCCAGAGGTGCGTCCGCGTGAAAGCTGACGGGCAGTCAGTATGCGGTGAGATCACGGACCGTCCTCGTGACCCGGCCGACGGTGGGGAGGACCGACTCCTCCAGGGTGTCGGCGAACGGCAGCGGCACGCACTCCCCCGCCACCCGCCGGACGGGCGCGTCCAGCAGCAGCCCGAGGCCCTCGTCGGCGACGACCGACACGAGGGGTTCGAGCACAAGGGCCTCCTCGCCGTGGTTCGCTCGCACGGACCTCACGCCTGGTGACCGTCGAGGAGAACCCGTACCAGGGCGGCGGGGGCGGACAGAAGACCACCGGGACGTCGCTGCGGACGGCGGGCGTCGACGGTGCAGCGATCTTCAGGCCGGGGACGGCCGACGCCAGTTCTCGGTGGTGGCCCGGGAGTGCTCGGCGCCGAAGCCGAAGCCGCCGCCGTCGGCGGTGCGGACGACGAGCGGGACCTTGATCGCCTGACCGCCGCCCGTCATGTAGCGGACCTCGGGTATCTCGTTGGCGAAGGGCTACCCGGCGCTCGGGCGGGGCGGGGTGGGTTCCGCTCTCCGGCGCTCGCCGGGTGCCGCTGTGGCTAGGACAGTGCCTCCAGCCCCAGGTGGTCGCGGAGGGTCGTGCCCGCGTAGTCCGTGCGGAAGACACCCCGTTCCTGGAGCAGGGGGACGACCTTGTCGGCGAAGGGGTCGAGGCCGGTGGGGGTGATGTGGGGGACGAGGATGAAGCCGTCGGCGGCGTCGGACTGGACGTAGTCGTTGACGGTGCGAGCGACCGTCTCCGGCGAGCCGATGAAGTTCTGCCGGTTGCCGGTCTCGATGACCAGGTCGCGGATGGACCAGTTGCGGGCGGCGGCGAGCTCCCGCCATTCACGGGCGGTGGCGAGCGGGTCGCGGTACATGCGGACCTGGGCGCGGCCCTTGGAGATGTGGGTGTCGCTGATGTCCGGGTCGATGTCGGGGAGCGGGCCGTCGGGGTCGTAGGAGGACAGGTCCCGGTTCCAGACGAACTCCAGGTGCTTGAGGGCGGTGGCGCCGCTGACCTGCTGGCGGCGGACGTCGTGGGCGAGTTCCTCCGCCTCCTCGTCGGTATCGCCGAGAATGAAGCTGGCCGCGGGCAGGATGAGCAGTTGGTCCTCGCGGCGGCCGTACTTGGCGAGACGGTTCTTGACGTCGGTGTAGAAGGCCCGGCCCGCGTCCGGGCTCGCGTACCGGCTGAAGATGGCGTCGGCGCCGGCGGCGGCGAACTCGCGGCCCTCGTCGGAGTCGCCCGCCTGGAAGACGACCGGCCGGCCCTGGGGTGAGCGCGGGACGTTGAACCGGCCCTCGATGTCGAAGTGCTGCCCGGTGTGGACGAAGGCTCCGGCCTTCGCGTCCCGCAGGAAGACGCCCGTCTCCTGGTCGGCGACGATCTCGCCCCCGTCCCAGGAGTCGAAGAGTTCGTTCGCCGTGGCCAGGAACTCCTTGGCGCGGGAGTAGCGCTCCTCCTGCGGCAGGAAGCCGCCCCGGCGGAAGTTCTCACCGGTGAAAGCGTCCCAGGAGGTGACGACGTTCCACGCGGCGCGACCGCCGGAGAGGTGGTCGAGGCTCGCGAACTGGCGGGCCACCTCGTACGGCTCGTTGAAGGTGGAGTTGATGGTGCCGGTCAGCCCGAGATGTTCGGTGACGGCGGCGAGCGCGGCGAGGACGGTGAAGGTGTCGGGGCGGCCGACGACGTCCAAGTCGTAGATTCTGCCGCCCTGTTCACGAAGTCGGAGGCCCTCCGCGAGGAACAGGAAGTCGAACTTGGCGCGCTCGGCGGTCCGCGCGAAGTGCGCGAAGGAGCTGAACTCGATGTGGCTGCCGGCCTCGGGGTCGCTCCATACGGTGGTGTTGTTGACGCCGGGGAAGTGGGCGGCCAAATGGATCTGCTTCAGGGGCTTGCTCATGGTGGTCGGTTCTCCCTACGGCTCAGACGGTCGCGGTCGCTACGGCGGCGTAGCGGTTGGCGGGGCGGGGCAGCCCCAGCAGGCCACGCAGGGTTTCGGCCTCGTAGGCGCGGCGGAAGGCGTCGCGGCGCTGCAGTTCGGGCACCAGGCCGCGGGTGATCGCCGGAAGGTCGTGGCCCACGACGCCGGGCCGCAGCCGAAAGCCGGTCAGACCGGCCGCCGCCAACTCCTGCAGCAGATCCGCAAGTTGGTTCGGTGTGCCGGTGAAGATCGGGGCGTCACTCGTGTACGGCTCACCCGCCAGCGCGTCGAGGCGCTCGCGCCGGGCCACCGCCTCGGCCGGGTCGTCGTCGAGGAAGACCACCAGGTCGCCGAAGACGTGCAGCGGCTCGTCGGCACGCCCGGCGGCCCGCTGCTCCGCGCGGATCTCGGCGACGATCGCGCGCGCCTGGTCGGTGTCGTGCGGGGTGACGTAGCCGATGTCGGCCTGGCGGGCCACCAGCCGGTACGGGACGGTGTCGTGGGCGAGGACGGTCACGATGGGCTGGCCCTGCGGAGGACGTGGCGTGATGGAGGGGCCCTTGACGCTGAAGTGGCGGCCCTCGAAGTCGATGTAGTGCAGCTTGTCGCGGTCGATGAAGCGGCCGGTGGCCACGTCCCGGATCTCCGCGTCGTCCTCCCAGCTGTCCCAGAGGCGGCGCACGACCTCGACGTAGTCGGCGGCCTCGTCGAACAGCTCGGTCACGGCCTCCTGTGTGTCCGGGCTGTCGTAGGCCTCGATGCGCGGGATCGTACGGCGGCCGAAGTGGGCGGCCTCGTTCGGCCGGGCGGTGATCTGCACCCGGAGGCCGGCGCGGCCGGAGCTCACGTAGTCGAGGGTGGCGATCGCCTTGGAGATGTGGAAGGGCTCGGTGTGGGTGGCCACGACGGTCGGCACGATGCCTATGTGCCGGGTGAGGGGGGCGATCCGGGCCGCGACGAGGACGGCGTCCAGTCGGCCGCGGACCTGGTCGGTGCGCTCGTCCGGGTCCAGGAAGTGCGAGGACTGCGGGCCGAGACCGTCCTCGATGGTCACGAAGTCGAGCAGTCCGCGCTCGGCCTCGGCGACGAGGTCGGCCCAGTACCCGGCGGTGAACACCTCGCGAGGGCGGGCGACCGGCTCACGCCAGGAGGCGGGGTGCCATCCGGTGCCGTCGAGGGCGACGGCGAGGTGCAGGGCGGACGAGGCAGACGAGGAGGAAGGGGAGGGAAAAGGAGAGGAGGCAGAAGGAGGAGAGGCAGAAGGAGGAGAGGCAGAGGGCGAGGAGGAGGGGAAAGATGCAG is from Streptomyces sp. NBC_01314 and encodes:
- a CDS encoding NtaA/DmoA family FMN-dependent monooxygenase (This protein belongs to a clade of FMN-dependent monooxygenases, within a broader family of flavin-dependent oxidoreductases, the luciferase-like monooxygenase (LMM) family, some of whose members use coenzyme F420 rather than FMN.), with amino-acid sequence MSKPLKQIHLAAHFPGVNNTTVWSDPEAGSHIEFSSFAHFARTAERAKFDFLFLAEGLRLREQGGRIYDLDVVGRPDTFTVLAALAAVTEHLGLTGTINSTFNEPYEVARQFASLDHLSGGRAAWNVVTSWDAFTGENFRRGGFLPQEERYSRAKEFLATANELFDSWDGGEIVADQETGVFLRDAKAGAFVHTGQHFDIEGRFNVPRSPQGRPVVFQAGDSDEGREFAAAGADAIFSRYASPDAGRAFYTDVKNRLAKYGRREDQLLILPAASFILGDTDEEAEELAHDVRRQQVSGATALKHLEFVWNRDLSSYDPDGPLPDIDPDISDTHISKGRAQVRMYRDPLATAREWRELAAARNWSIRDLVIETGNRQNFIGSPETVARTVNDYVQSDAADGFILVPHITPTGLDPFADKVVPLLQERGVFRTDYAGTTLRDHLGLEALS
- a CDS encoding amidohydrolase family protein, translating into MTKRMLLRSGHVVSMDPDIGDLPEGDILIEDGTITAVERDIDADVDAEVLDMAGRIVIPGFVDTHRHTWEASIRGCAPDATLDDYFVDVLDTFAPVYTPEDVYAGNLAGTLECLNAGITTLVDWSHINNTPEHPDAAIQALTETGIRAQYAYGSANTSLADYWFDSGIAVPGDDVRRIRDRHFASDDGLLTMALATRGPGFCTNDVVTQEWGLARELGIPITVHVAMGRLAGRFGMVRQLRELDLLGPDTTYVHCCHLSEDEWRMVADSGGTVSIAAQVETQMGHGWPPVMQAIEHGLRPSLSIDVVTTVPGDMFTQIRAAFAAERARVNADCWQANLPVPATMLTARQMLGIATLNGAHVAGVEDRTGSLTPGKRADIVALDATALNMAPVHDVAAAVTLSADVSNVDTVIVDGVVRKRDGRLLADTGRARRLVEESRDRLLAAVAARKPDA
- a CDS encoding LLM class flavin-dependent oxidoreductase, whose translation is MHLAVALDGTGWHPASWREPVARPREVFTAGYWADLVAEAERGLLDFVTIEDGLGPQSSHFLDPDERTDQVRGRLDAVLVAARIAPLTRHIGIVPTVVATHTEPFHISKAIATLDYVSSGRAGLRVQITARPNEAAHFGRRTIPRIEAYDSPDTQEAVTELFDEAADYVEVVRRLWDSWEDDAEIRDVATGRFIDRDKLHYIDFEGRHFSVKGPSITPRPPQGQPIVTVLAHDTVPYRLVARQADIGYVTPHDTDQARAIVAEIRAEQRAAGRADEPLHVFGDLVVFLDDDPAEAVARRERLDALAGEPYTSDAPIFTGTPNQLADLLQELAAAGLTGFRLRPGVVGHDLPAITRGLVPELQRRDAFRRAYEAETLRGLLGLPRPANRYAAVATATV